The following are from one region of the Simiduia agarivorans SA1 = DSM 21679 genome:
- a CDS encoding hybrid sensor histidine kinase/response regulator encodes MSNPPTAQDASPHRIVWLFLAMLGVAFLAALIVSIWLVGQSVSQSVQLLQNTTNQTEVTLTTNQLDLYIADRTQALRDIANYPVVKNAVMETGLGLADLNDFIDDLRILGEREELALLNLAAEPIYQRKPAIQTFTESAAWFQRLMAGGTSHEINLIARDGKSFIQIAVPVELSGYPEGVLVSQIGLDLNQLFGNAIGADKRGLVLEKADVRLQSAHNIPPDQAVVFEQQVGNTGLNLRYLVDTSELQASQTSILITIMVSVVISLLATFGIISVIGKRTLLTPYQRLQASQTSLKNAKEEAERNAILARSSEAALLIERRALQQARIDAEEANRAKSEFLASMSHEIRTPMNGVLGMLTHVQRSNLDKTQAHQLALARTSAESLLTIINDILDFSKIDARKLELESLDFCPLKLLGDVAESMGERCAEKNLELILDFRELPAVFVKGDPSRLRQIVINLLANAIKFTQQGEIILRASLKENADHFLLGLDVEDTGIGIDAKQLAHLFQPFTQADSSTTRRYGGTGLGLTICKHLCELMGGDVSVESVVGEGSRFHAHIQLLHSERQRIPVPDIRQSAIRILVVDDNATNGSIVADQLKRWGADTALAGSGEQALIQLNHAVRDAPFDLAIIDLSMPDMDGRALAKAIRATPSLANLKLVLMTSFSQYGEAREYAALGFHAYFPKPVTTEDLYKAIAVLMDDTHMPEPLVTQHYLRELNGAQANPTNLKGTQVLVVEDNVINQEVVQMLLEDAGIVCTFANHGQDAIDQLKQAGSAAPQVILMDCQMPVMDGFEATRAIRRGDAGDAFKTLPIIAMTANAMQGDRERCLAAGMSDYLSKPIDPDLVMLTLTKWVTPERAPKSTDAAPLPDSDTSTAGTPAPAIANDAPAWDKASALKRVRGKRHLLNKLIQLFVDDIHNRVAAIADATAQSDAEALRHASHALKGIAGNLGLMQLFETCKIIEYSADDFRFVQAQLAHLHEQVNTCLVLLEQEQADFKSEQAAS; translated from the coding sequence ATGAGCAATCCGCCCACGGCACAGGATGCCTCACCGCACCGTATTGTCTGGCTGTTTCTGGCCATGCTGGGCGTTGCCTTTCTCGCAGCATTGATTGTGAGTATCTGGCTGGTGGGGCAAAGCGTGAGTCAGTCGGTTCAGTTGCTGCAAAACACCACCAACCAGACCGAGGTGACGCTCACCACGAATCAATTGGATCTGTACATTGCCGATCGGACCCAGGCGCTGCGCGATATAGCCAATTACCCGGTGGTAAAAAATGCGGTCATGGAAACCGGCCTGGGCCTGGCCGACCTGAATGACTTTATTGACGATTTGCGGATTCTGGGCGAACGGGAAGAACTGGCTTTACTGAACCTGGCCGCCGAACCCATTTATCAGCGTAAACCCGCCATCCAGACCTTTACTGAATCCGCCGCCTGGTTCCAGCGACTGATGGCAGGCGGCACCAGCCATGAAATCAACCTGATTGCGCGCGACGGCAAATCCTTTATCCAGATTGCGGTACCGGTCGAATTATCCGGCTACCCAGAGGGCGTGTTGGTGAGCCAGATCGGGCTGGATCTGAATCAGCTGTTTGGCAATGCCATCGGCGCCGACAAGCGGGGCCTGGTACTGGAAAAGGCAGATGTCCGCCTGCAATCGGCACACAATATTCCGCCCGATCAGGCCGTCGTCTTTGAACAGCAGGTGGGCAATACCGGCCTTAACCTGCGCTATCTGGTGGATACCAGCGAACTGCAGGCCAGCCAGACCTCGATTCTGATCACCATTATGGTGAGCGTTGTGATCAGCCTGCTCGCCACGTTTGGCATCATCAGTGTGATTGGCAAGCGCACCTTGCTCACGCCTTACCAGCGCCTGCAGGCGTCACAAACCAGCCTGAAAAACGCCAAGGAAGAAGCCGAGCGCAACGCCATTCTGGCACGCAGTTCGGAGGCGGCCCTGCTCATCGAAAGACGTGCACTGCAGCAAGCCAGAATCGATGCGGAAGAAGCCAACCGGGCAAAAAGCGAATTTCTGGCCAGCATGAGCCACGAAATCCGCACCCCCATGAACGGCGTACTGGGCATGCTTACCCATGTGCAGCGCAGCAACCTGGATAAAACCCAGGCTCACCAACTGGCACTGGCCCGCACCAGTGCGGAATCCCTGCTCACCATCATCAACGATATTCTGGACTTTTCCAAAATCGATGCGCGCAAACTGGAATTGGAATCCCTCGATTTCTGTCCACTCAAGCTATTGGGTGATGTGGCAGAAAGCATGGGCGAACGCTGCGCGGAAAAAAATCTGGAGCTGATACTGGATTTTCGCGAGCTGCCGGCGGTTTTTGTGAAAGGCGATCCATCCCGGCTGCGCCAGATTGTGATTAATCTGTTGGCCAATGCGATCAAATTCACCCAACAAGGTGAAATTATTTTACGCGCATCGCTGAAAGAAAACGCCGATCATTTTTTGCTCGGTCTCGATGTTGAAGACACTGGCATCGGCATCGATGCCAAGCAACTCGCCCACCTGTTTCAACCCTTTACCCAGGCCGACAGTTCCACCACCCGCCGCTATGGTGGTACGGGTCTCGGGCTCACTATCTGCAAACACCTGTGCGAGCTGATGGGTGGCGATGTCAGTGTTGAAAGCGTGGTAGGTGAAGGCTCGCGTTTTCACGCTCACATCCAACTCCTGCATTCCGAGCGCCAGCGTATTCCGGTGCCCGATATCCGCCAGTCTGCCATCCGGATTCTGGTGGTGGATGACAACGCCACCAATGGCAGTATCGTGGCCGATCAACTGAAGCGCTGGGGTGCCGACACGGCACTGGCCGGCAGCGGTGAACAAGCGCTGATTCAACTTAATCACGCGGTCAGGGACGCGCCTTTTGATCTCGCCATTATCGACCTGTCCATGCCCGACATGGATGGCCGGGCACTGGCCAAAGCGATCCGCGCCACACCGTCCCTGGCAAATCTGAAACTGGTGCTGATGACATCTTTCAGCCAATACGGTGAGGCGCGCGAATACGCCGCGTTGGGTTTTCACGCCTATTTCCCAAAGCCGGTCACCACGGAAGACCTGTACAAAGCCATCGCGGTGCTGATGGACGATACCCACATGCCCGAACCGCTGGTGACCCAACACTACCTGCGCGAACTGAACGGTGCCCAGGCCAATCCGACCAACCTCAAAGGCACGCAAGTGTTGGTGGTGGAAGACAATGTGATCAATCAGGAAGTGGTGCAAATGCTGCTGGAAGACGCCGGCATTGTGTGCACGTTTGCCAACCATGGGCAGGACGCCATCGATCAACTGAAACAAGCCGGCAGTGCCGCGCCGCAGGTAATACTGATGGATTGCCAGATGCCGGTGATGGATGGCTTTGAAGCAACCCGCGCCATCCGTCGCGGCGACGCCGGCGACGCCTTTAAAACCCTGCCCATCATCGCCATGACCGCCAATGCCATGCAGGGCGATCGCGAACGTTGCCTGGCGGCCGGCATGTCCGACTACCTGAGCAAGCCAATCGACCCGGACCTGGTGATGTTAACGCTGACCAAATGGGTAACGCCCGAGCGCGCGCCTAAGAGCACCGACGCTGCACCGCTGCCTGACTCCGACACTTCAACCGCCGGTACACCTGCGCCTGCCATTGCCAACGATGCACCGGCCTGGGATAAAGCCAGCGCACTCAAACGCGTGCGCGGCAAACGCCACTTACTCAATAAATTAATTCAGTTGTTTGTGGACGATATCCACAACCGGGTGGCCGCCATTGCCGATGCCACGGCGCAATCCGACGCTGAAGCCCTGCGGCATGCATCGCATGCCCTGAAAGGGATCGCCGGTAATCTGGGCCTGATGCAATTGTTTGAAACCTGCAAAATCATTGAATACAGCGCAGATGATTTCCGTTTTGTGCAGGCACAACTGGCCCATTTGCACGAGCAGGTAAATACCTGTCTTGTGCTGCTGGAACAGGAACAGGCAGATTTCAAAAGCGAGCAGGCGGCGTCCTGA
- a CDS encoding SDR family NAD(P)-dependent oxidoreductase, giving the protein MNRPVALVTGAASGLGWALCQQLIKAGYALALVDRDEAGLQQKAALVPPAQCALTAALDLTDRDALDALAIKLRALQRLDCLVNNAGITHRSLAEKTQPEVIAKVMAVNYQAPVELTLLCLPLLKASHGQIVNISSMAGWMPVLGRAGYCAAKSAMHQYFEVLRAEIMDDGVNVLMVYPSFLDTAIEKNALDEDGKPNARARSTIGSMRSADWMAERIATAILFREERLFPDRFTFFASVLYKICPRFFIHNMRKKFAVELNAKDAG; this is encoded by the coding sequence ATGAACCGCCCGGTTGCTTTGGTTACCGGTGCCGCCAGCGGCCTGGGCTGGGCGCTGTGTCAGCAATTGATCAAGGCCGGCTATGCACTCGCCCTGGTGGACAGGGATGAAGCCGGCCTGCAACAAAAAGCCGCGTTGGTTCCGCCAGCGCAATGCGCGCTGACCGCCGCCCTGGATCTCACCGACCGGGATGCACTGGACGCGTTGGCGATCAAACTGCGCGCGCTGCAGCGACTGGATTGTCTGGTGAATAACGCCGGCATTACCCACCGTTCGCTGGCAGAAAAAACCCAGCCGGAGGTGATTGCGAAAGTCATGGCGGTGAATTACCAGGCGCCGGTAGAACTGACGCTCTTGTGCCTGCCATTGTTAAAAGCCAGCCACGGCCAGATTGTGAATATCAGTTCCATGGCGGGCTGGATGCCGGTGCTGGGCCGCGCCGGTTACTGCGCCGCCAAAAGCGCCATGCACCAGTACTTTGAAGTGTTGCGCGCCGAAATCATGGACGATGGCGTGAACGTACTGATGGTGTACCCGAGCTTTCTGGATACCGCCATTGAAAAAAATGCCCTGGACGAAGACGGCAAACCCAACGCGCGGGCGCGCTCAACCATCGGCAGCATGCGCTCGGCCGACTGGATGGCCGAGAGAATTGCCACCGCCATTTTGTTCCGGGAGGAACGGCTGTTTCCCGACCGCTTCACGTTTTTTGCCAGTGTGCTGTACAAAATTTGCCCCCGTTTCTTTATTCACAACATGCGCAAAAAGTTTGCGGTGGAATTGAACGCCAAGGATGCTGGGTAG
- a CDS encoding AraC family transcriptional regulator, whose amino-acid sequence MALTVTSHFSRAIVQTMAELGRTLPAPLQARLEAAEERLPLALLDEVWLACERYAEDPLFGLRAGLNVQPGHLDVVGFLLMSCETLGDALEALMDYHRIVGEGGDFSETRRGGECTIIYAPHYETVREQRVSAVMASVLATTRWLTGGKFQPSRIAFAHAAPPDPDAAITLLQCPISWNEIADVLVFDVDQLALPIVQANAQVHARMRVLADEALGALTASGFSRQVADLIRAEPAASKEDIAEKIHMSGRHLNRKLAEQGVSFKLLQDQVRDALAAQWLDAGEHVMDVAARLGFSDERGFVKAFKRWRNMTPAQFRQR is encoded by the coding sequence ATGGCATTAACCGTGACCAGCCACTTCTCCCGCGCCATCGTGCAGACCATGGCCGAGCTCGGGCGGACCTTGCCGGCGCCCCTGCAGGCGCGGCTGGAAGCGGCCGAGGAGCGGCTGCCGCTGGCGCTGCTGGATGAGGTCTGGTTGGCCTGTGAGCGCTATGCCGAAGACCCCTTGTTCGGGTTGCGGGCGGGGCTCAACGTCCAACCCGGGCATCTGGATGTGGTGGGTTTCCTGCTCATGAGTTGCGAGACTCTGGGCGATGCCCTGGAGGCGCTCATGGATTACCACCGCATTGTGGGCGAGGGCGGCGACTTCAGCGAAACCCGCCGCGGCGGTGAGTGCACCATCATTTACGCGCCCCACTATGAAACAGTGCGGGAACAGCGTGTGTCGGCGGTAATGGCCTCGGTCCTGGCCACCACCCGCTGGTTAACCGGCGGCAAATTCCAGCCCAGCCGTATCGCCTTCGCCCACGCCGCACCGCCCGACCCGGACGCTGCCATTACACTGTTGCAATGCCCCATCAGCTGGAATGAAATTGCCGATGTGCTGGTGTTTGATGTGGACCAGCTGGCGCTGCCGATTGTGCAGGCCAACGCCCAGGTACACGCGCGCATGCGGGTGCTGGCCGATGAAGCCCTGGGCGCGCTCACGGCCTCCGGGTTTTCCCGCCAGGTGGCGGACCTTATCCGCGCGGAACCCGCGGCCAGCAAAGAAGACATTGCCGAAAAAATCCACATGAGCGGCCGCCATCTGAACCGCAAGCTGGCCGAACAGGGCGTGAGTTTTAAACTGTTGCAGGATCAGGTGCGCGATGCACTGGCCGCGCAATGGCTGGACGCCGGCGAGCACGTCATGGACGTTGCCGCCCGGCTCGGCTTCAGCGACGAACGCGGCTTTGTCAAAGCCTTCAAGCGCTGGCGCAACATGACCCCGGCGCAATTCCGGCAGCGGTAA
- a CDS encoding bile acid:sodium symporter family protein — translation MMTEVSFSSGQLVLLNAILALMIFGVSLGLKPGDFARILKAPKAPITGLAAQFILLPAFTSLGIWWLAPDPAIALGMLLVAACPGGNFSNIMTWIARGDVAVSVSMTAVSSLAAVVLTPFNFAFYASLNPVTQPLVSSIAIDPWQMISLFVLVLIIPLALGMLVGARFPRWVDKTEAPFRIISMLILFVFVGIALWQNLDAIALVLGPVILWVIVHNAFALGVGNLSARLLKLRPSEQRAITLEVGIQNSALGLAILFTFFADQRAMILVAGFWGIWHLVTGTSLAYFWSRRAPAE, via the coding sequence ATGATGACCGAAGTGAGTTTTTCTTCCGGCCAGCTGGTGTTGTTGAACGCGATTCTGGCGCTGATGATTTTTGGCGTTTCGCTGGGGCTTAAGCCCGGCGACTTTGCCCGCATCCTCAAAGCGCCTAAAGCCCCCATCACCGGCCTGGCCGCGCAATTTATTTTATTGCCGGCGTTTACCAGTCTCGGCATCTGGTGGCTGGCCCCCGACCCGGCCATTGCTCTGGGTATGCTGCTGGTGGCGGCCTGCCCGGGCGGCAACTTTTCCAACATCATGACCTGGATTGCACGCGGCGATGTGGCCGTGAGCGTGAGCATGACTGCTGTGTCGAGTCTGGCCGCCGTGGTGCTGACACCGTTTAACTTTGCGTTTTATGCCAGCCTCAACCCGGTGACCCAACCACTGGTGTCCAGCATTGCCATCGATCCCTGGCAGATGATTAGCCTGTTCGTGCTGGTACTGATTATTCCGTTGGCATTGGGCATGCTGGTGGGCGCGCGCTTTCCGCGCTGGGTCGACAAAACCGAAGCGCCCTTCCGCATTATTTCAATGCTGATTCTGTTCGTGTTTGTGGGCATTGCCTTGTGGCAAAACCTGGATGCCATCGCCCTGGTGCTGGGGCCGGTGATACTCTGGGTGATTGTCCACAACGCCTTTGCATTGGGTGTGGGCAACCTGAGCGCCCGCCTGCTCAAGCTACGCCCGTCCGAACAGCGCGCCATTACCCTGGAAGTGGGCATACAGAATTCCGCCCTGGGGTTGGCCATCCTGTTTACCTTTTTTGCCGATCAACGCGCGATGATTCTGGTGGCCGGTTTCTGGGGCATCTGGCATCTCGTCACAGGCACCAGCCTGGCCTATTTCTGGAGTCGCCGCGCGCCGGCGGAGTGA
- a CDS encoding SDR family oxidoreductase, with protein sequence MTANTKKILITGAAGYIGFQLGERLCREYAVVGVDIRSRNDAHFHIETMDIRSHRLAQFIADENVTHVIHLASVVEPSRDVSRDYDIDVNGTRNLLEACVKNNVRHLTVTSSGAAYGYHADNPAWLKESDPLRGNDEFSYAAHKRIVETMLARYREHYPAMQQLIFRPGTVLGANTNNMITQLFNGRRLLTISGSDSPFVFIWDQDVVGAIEQGLREDKTGIYNLAGDGALSMRDIAALINKPVMNLPAGLLRWLLRIGKLLKLTRYGPDQINFLRYRPVLSNQALKDSFGYRLNKTSRETFEFFLAHRSTDTGNPS encoded by the coding sequence ATGACTGCAAACACCAAAAAAATTCTCATCACCGGCGCGGCCGGCTACATCGGTTTTCAATTGGGTGAACGCCTGTGCCGCGAATACGCCGTGGTGGGTGTGGATATCCGTTCGCGCAACGATGCCCACTTCCACATTGAAACCATGGACATCCGCTCACACCGGTTGGCCCAGTTTATTGCAGACGAAAACGTCACCCACGTGATTCACCTGGCATCGGTTGTCGAGCCTTCGCGCGATGTGAGCCGCGATTACGATATCGATGTGAACGGCACCCGCAATCTGCTTGAAGCCTGTGTGAAAAACAACGTGCGCCACCTCACGGTCACCAGCAGCGGCGCGGCCTATGGCTATCACGCCGACAACCCGGCCTGGCTCAAAGAGTCTGATCCGCTGCGCGGGAACGACGAGTTTTCCTACGCCGCCCACAAACGCATCGTGGAGACCATGCTCGCGCGCTATCGCGAACACTACCCGGCCATGCAACAGCTGATATTCCGCCCGGGCACGGTGCTGGGTGCCAACACCAACAACATGATCACCCAACTGTTCAATGGCCGGCGCTTGCTGACGATTTCAGGCTCCGATTCACCGTTTGTGTTTATCTGGGATCAGGACGTAGTGGGCGCCATTGAACAAGGCCTGCGCGAGGATAAAACCGGCATCTACAACCTGGCCGGCGATGGCGCTTTGAGCATGCGCGATATTGCCGCGCTGATCAACAAACCGGTAATGAATCTGCCTGCGGGCCTGCTGCGTTGGCTGTTGCGGATTGGCAAGCTTTTGAAACTGACCCGCTACGGACCGGACCAGATCAATTTTTTGCGGTATCGCCCGGTATTGAGTAACCAGGCATTGAAGGATTCCTTTGGCTACCGCCTGAACAAAACCTCGCGCGAAACTTTCGAGTTCTTTCTCGCCCACCGCTCAACCGATACAGGCAATCCCTCATGA
- a CDS encoding M24 family metallopeptidase, with product MITKRQLLKGSALMAAATLATPGRSADATVTPALTPITGDIDPISVREREARVARAQALMNWHKIDAILLEPGPAMLYFTGIKWWRSERLTCVVIPRKGEIGVITPFFEEPSVRESMTFGDDVRTWHEHESPFKRVAQLLADRDIKAGKLGLEASVRWFVADGLRAAAPKMKLVSADPITRGCRMIKSPTEIALMKKANEITLRAYGEVYRQLQAGMTPADVNTLMRNAQTALGGSGVWTMALFGEASAYPHGTDQPQEIKPGQIVLMDCGCAVEGYQSDISRTFVFGEPNAEQTRIWNLVRQGQNVAFEAAKIGVPAGKVDDAVRAFYQKEGFGPDYQLPGLSHRTGHGIGMEGHEPVNFVRGETTPLAPGMCFSNEPGIYLPGDFGVRLEDCIYMTEQGPQWFTRPPENVNNPLGSLA from the coding sequence ATGATTACCAAACGTCAACTCCTTAAAGGCTCGGCCCTGATGGCGGCAGCGACGCTGGCCACCCCGGGGCGCAGTGCCGACGCCACAGTAACCCCCGCACTCACGCCCATAACCGGCGACATAGATCCGATATCCGTGCGCGAGCGCGAGGCGCGGGTGGCGCGGGCGCAGGCGTTGATGAACTGGCACAAGATCGATGCCATTCTGCTGGAGCCCGGCCCCGCCATGCTGTATTTCACCGGCATCAAATGGTGGCGCAGCGAACGGCTGACCTGTGTGGTGATTCCGCGCAAGGGCGAGATCGGCGTGATTACCCCGTTTTTTGAAGAGCCCAGCGTGCGCGAATCCATGACCTTTGGTGACGACGTGCGCACCTGGCACGAACACGAAAGCCCGTTTAAGCGCGTGGCCCAGTTGCTGGCAGACCGCGACATCAAAGCCGGCAAGCTCGGGCTGGAGGCGAGCGTGCGTTGGTTTGTGGCCGACGGGCTGCGAGCCGCTGCGCCCAAAATGAAACTGGTGTCGGCCGATCCCATCACCCGGGGTTGTCGCATGATAAAAAGTCCGACCGAAATCGCGCTGATGAAAAAGGCCAACGAAATTACCCTCCGTGCCTACGGCGAAGTCTATCGTCAATTGCAAGCCGGCATGACGCCCGCCGATGTCAACACACTGATGCGCAATGCCCAGACCGCACTCGGTGGCAGCGGCGTGTGGACCATGGCCTTGTTTGGCGAAGCCAGTGCCTATCCGCACGGCACCGATCAGCCCCAGGAAATCAAACCCGGCCAGATAGTGCTGATGGATTGCGGTTGTGCCGTGGAAGGTTACCAATCGGATATTTCCCGCACCTTCGTATTCGGCGAGCCCAATGCGGAACAAACCCGCATCTGGAATCTGGTGCGACAGGGGCAGAACGTCGCGTTTGAAGCGGCGAAAATCGGCGTGCCTGCAGGCAAGGTGGATGATGCCGTGCGCGCGTTTTATCAGAAGGAAGGTTTCGGTCCCGATTACCAATTGCCGGGGCTTTCCCACCGCACCGGTCACGGCATCGGCATGGAAGGTCACGAGCCGGTGAACTTTGTGCGCGGAGAAACCACGCCGTTGGCGCCGGGTATGTGCTTTTCCAACGAGCCCGGTATCTACTTGCCGGGCGACTTCGGCGTGCGTCTGGAAGATTGTATTTACATGACTGAGCAGGGGCCCCAGTGGTTTACCCGGCCGCCGGAAAATGTAAACAATCCGCTCGGTTCGCTCGCGTAA
- a CDS encoding sulfite exporter TauE/SafE family protein, giving the protein MNWTLIGLFILISYTLEAITGFGSIVIALSLGALILPMDQLLPVLVPLNIFMSGFLVVKHRQHILWPLLLKIIAPLMVLGTIAGAWLRPALAGGLLAVLFAVVIAVFGARELYRSFGANPVQAHPRWLNQLLMAGAGLTHGLFASGGPLLVFALAGTHANKSQMRATLLAVWFSLNCLLTLLFLLDGQLLPVLPKILMFLPLLLVGVWLGEKLHHALSDLAFRRLIYSILLTTGLLLLLRALL; this is encoded by the coding sequence TTGAACTGGACACTGATCGGGCTGTTTATTCTAATCAGCTACACCCTCGAAGCCATCACCGGCTTTGGCTCCATTGTGATTGCCCTGTCCCTGGGTGCCCTGATCCTGCCGATGGATCAATTGCTGCCGGTGCTGGTACCGCTGAATATTTTCATGTCGGGCTTTCTGGTGGTAAAACACCGCCAGCACATACTCTGGCCCCTGTTGCTGAAAATCATCGCGCCCCTGATGGTGCTGGGCACTATTGCCGGCGCCTGGCTGCGGCCGGCGCTGGCGGGAGGATTGCTGGCGGTATTGTTCGCTGTGGTTATCGCCGTGTTCGGCGCGCGTGAATTGTATCGCAGCTTTGGCGCAAACCCGGTGCAAGCCCATCCCCGTTGGCTGAATCAATTACTGATGGCCGGCGCCGGCCTGACCCATGGCCTGTTTGCCTCCGGCGGCCCCCTGCTGGTGTTTGCCCTGGCCGGTACTCACGCCAATAAGAGCCAGATGCGGGCTACCCTGTTGGCGGTGTGGTTTTCCCTCAACTGCCTGCTCACCCTGCTGTTTTTGCTGGACGGACAACTGCTACCAGTATTGCCCAAAATCCTCATGTTTCTGCCCCTGCTGTTGGTGGGCGTCTGGTTGGGCGAAAAGCTGCACCACGCGCTGTCGGATCTCGCCTTCCGGCGGCTGATCTACAGCATCCTGCTGACCACGGGGCTGCTACTGTTGCTGCGTGCCTTGCTGTGA
- a CDS encoding flavin-containing monooxygenase, with protein MTDQYALIGAGPMGLCSARQLKQYGIPFVGFELHSDVGGLWDIHNPHSTMYETAHLISSKHMTEFTDFPMDESVATYPKHDQLGQYFRDYAKAFDLYRHYEFNTRVVQAEPNEKGWLITTEHEGVSQTRQFKGLLIANGTLHKPNHVALPGVFQGELMHASEYKRPEQLKGKRVLIQGCGNSACDIAVDAVHAAASVDMSVRRGYYFLPKFIKGRPSDTLGGFIKLPRRVKQAVDAFIIRLIMGKPSDYGLPDPDYRMYESHPVINSLILHHLGHGDIHARGDIAQVSGKQVTFADGTTAEYDLILQATGYKLDYPFIDRKWLNWQGMAPSLYLNVFHPQFDNLFMMGMVEATGLGWQGRDEQAELVALAIRQQQHQSASARRLRATVEQQAQQRADGGFNYLELERMAYYVDKTTYRNAVATHCKQLKQDWPGDLPRVAPALTEKLAGC; from the coding sequence ATGACTGATCAATACGCACTTATCGGCGCCGGCCCCATGGGGCTGTGCAGCGCCCGCCAATTAAAACAGTATGGCATTCCCTTTGTGGGCTTTGAGCTGCACAGCGATGTGGGTGGCCTGTGGGACATTCACAACCCCCACTCCACCATGTATGAAACCGCGCACCTGATCAGCTCCAAGCACATGACGGAATTCACCGATTTTCCCATGGACGAATCGGTTGCCACCTACCCTAAGCACGACCAGCTGGGGCAGTATTTCCGCGATTACGCCAAGGCTTTTGATCTCTACCGTCATTACGAATTCAACACCCGGGTGGTGCAGGCCGAACCCAACGAAAAAGGCTGGCTGATCACCACAGAGCACGAGGGCGTGTCGCAAACGCGCCAGTTCAAAGGCCTGCTGATTGCCAATGGCACCCTGCATAAGCCCAACCACGTGGCATTGCCGGGCGTTTTCCAGGGTGAACTCATGCACGCCTCTGAATACAAGCGGCCGGAACAGCTCAAGGGTAAACGCGTGCTGATCCAGGGCTGTGGCAATTCGGCCTGCGACATTGCGGTGGACGCAGTACACGCGGCCGCCAGCGTGGATATGAGTGTACGCCGCGGCTATTACTTTCTGCCCAAATTCATCAAAGGTCGCCCCTCCGATACCCTGGGCGGTTTTATCAAACTGCCGCGCCGGGTCAAACAAGCGGTGGACGCGTTTATTATCCGGCTGATCATGGGCAAGCCCAGCGACTACGGCCTGCCCGATCCGGATTACCGCATGTATGAATCGCACCCGGTGATCAATTCACTGATATTGCATCACCTGGGTCACGGGGATATTCACGCGCGCGGGGATATTGCCCAGGTATCCGGCAAGCAGGTGACCTTTGCCGACGGCACCACGGCCGAATACGACCTGATACTGCAAGCCACCGGTTACAAGCTCGACTACCCTTTCATCGATCGCAAATGGCTGAACTGGCAAGGCATGGCGCCCTCCTTGTATCTGAATGTGTTTCATCCGCAGTTCGACAACCTGTTCATGATGGGCATGGTGGAAGCCACCGGGCTCGGCTGGCAAGGCCGCGACGAGCAGGCTGAGCTGGTGGCATTGGCGATCCGGCAACAGCAGCACCAGTCCGCCTCGGCCAGGCGCCTGCGCGCCACCGTCGAACAGCAGGCGCAGCAGCGCGCCGACGGTGGCTTCAATTATCTGGAACTGGAGCGCATGGCCTACTACGTGGACAAAACCACTTACCGCAATGCGGTGGCAACCCACTGCAAACAACTGAAGCAGGATTGGCCCGGCGATCTGCCGCGGGTTGCACCGGCACTCACCGAAAAACTCGCCGGCTGCTGA